From one Eucalyptus grandis isolate ANBG69807.140 chromosome 9, ASM1654582v1, whole genome shotgun sequence genomic stretch:
- the LOC104419671 gene encoding nucleolin: MRTRNADAPRPAAPRRTPRVRKPAGKAGPGPAPSSDPGDAAAGSATPQAVETRRVAAARARQGRKAASAADRNEDSDPAAEPSRAEEVGESADAAAEVTLVTKVGTTPKSTGRKTAGRTKSPASAKALSLQMPKSPESVEVPVEETLEEMVVLADAHCEDDNTKVECVSKHAEEPSGEEKSDLAIIEPLEDVFEPVGKEQALLQVEKSAIEDGGHLVDNVKSPLANFTVFEEKEQMQVEAEIAPPLGDEDSLKEEINAEATSKPSDDHEVYEVKRVEEVIEKRDVLVGNNARSGEKSQNMQENVQEKFQGDFFQTRNDDYGDDDESMEEYGDRLDFGEPGEEDLGEDDGDEPAEEGNALEEEHKELSLIAKEQKIKKEHEIFVGGLDRDAVEEDVRRVFERIGEIVEIRLHKDFSTNKNKGFAFVKFANKEHAKRALAEMKNPVIRGKRCGTAPSEDNDILFLGNICNTWTKEAINQKLKEYGVQGVESITLVPDAQREGLSRGFAFLEFSCHTDAMLAYKRLQKPDVVFGHSERTAKVAFAEPLRDPDPEVMAQVKSVFIDGLPPYWDEERVREQFKTFGEIVRVVLARNMSTAKRKDFGFVDFSSHEAAVACVDGINTSELGDANTKVKVRARLSNPRPKTQAVKGGMSGGFRIGRGSVGNNRHGRGFGWGGHSYNRGDHHSWGFHQRGRSQSSRMRFSYDHEFDNPHLDFHRRQSSGRGGRRGISRAGHYMSGHHAPVGPSSRPPIDRSWHGYPDRGPGMHLPSRRLPYSPEEQYNRHFEGRQFDDPYFYDSGAHGLKRPFPMTDQYADYMEPSRVRPRFDYMDSSLPLCGSVYHDAFGVGSGPYPHDHYGSDYGGGPYPSYYRDDRSYGGGYYH; encoded by the exons ATGAGGACGAGAAACGCCGACGCGCCCAGGCCGGCCGCCCCTAGAAGGACGCCGCGGGTGAGGAAACCGGCCGGCAAGGCAGGTCCGGGTCCGGCCCCGAGCTCCGACCCGGGCGACGCGGCGGCGGGCTCCGCGACGCCCCAGGCCGTCGAGACGAGGCGCGTCGCCGCCGCGCGGGCGAGGCAAGGGAGGAAGGCCGCCTCCGCGGCGGACAGGAACGAGGATTCGGATCCTGCAGCCGAACCTTCGCGAG CTGAAGAAGTGGGAGAATCGGCTGATGCTGCTGCTGAAGTGACACTGGTGACAAAAGTTGGGACAACTCCAAAGTCAACAGGGAGGAAAACAGCCGGACGTACTAAGTCTCCTGCTTCAGCAAAAGCTTTATCCTTGCAGATGCCCAAGTCGCCTGAATCTGTTGAAGTTCCTGTAGAGGAAACTCTGGAGGAGATGGTGGTATTAGCTGATGCCCATTGCGAGGATGATAACACAAAAGTTGAATGTGTGTCTAAGCATGCTGAAGAACCCTCAGGAGAGGAAAAATCTGATTTGGCAATCATTGAACCCCTTGAGGATGTCTTTGAACCGGTGGGCAAGGAACAGGCTCTGTTGCAAGTGGAAAAATCTGCTATTGAAGATGGTGGGCATCTGGTGGACAATGTAAAATCTCCACTTGCCAATTTTACAGTattcgaggaaaaagaacaaatgcaAGTGGAAGCTGAAATAGCTCCTCCTCTAGGTGATGAGGATTCTCTCAAGGAAGAGATAAATGCTGAAGCAACTTCAAAGCCATCAGATGATCATGAAGTCTATGAAGTGAAGCGGGTAGAGGAAGTTATTGAAAAAAGAGATGTACTGGTCGGAAATAATGCACGGAGTGGAGAGAAATCCCAAAATATGCAAGAGAACGTCCAGGAGAAGTTTCAAGGAGATTTTTTTCAGACTAGAAATGATGACTATGGGGATGATGATGAGAGCATGGAGGAGTATGGTGATCGATTGGACTTTGGAGAACCTGGAGAGGAAGACCTTGGTGAGGATGATGGAGATGAACCTGCTGAAGAAGGGAACGCTTTAGAAGAGGAGCATAAGGAACTATCGCTTATTGCAAAGGAacaaaagattaagaaagagCATGAAATTTTCGTTGGTGGTCTCGACCGTGATGCTGTTGAAGAGGATGTGAGGAGGGTGTTTGAGAGGATTGGTGAGATAGTCGAGATTAGGTTGCATAAAGATTTTTCAACCAATAAAAACAAGGGATTTGCCTTTGTTAAGTTTGCAAACAAGGAGCATGCAAAGCGGGCCCTGGCAGAGATGAAGAATCCTGTC ATACGTGGAAAGAGATGCGGCACTGCACCTAGTGAGGACAATGACATATTGTTCCTAGGAAATATCTGCAACACATGGACAAAGGAAGCT ATAAACCAAAAGCTGAAGGAGTATGGTGTTCAAGGGGTAGAAAGCATAACTCTTGTTCCAGATGCTCAACGTGAAGGGTTGAGTCGTGGTTTTGCATTTCTCGAGTTTTCTTGTCACACTGATGCAATGCTAGCATATAAGAGGCTTCAAAAGCCTGATGTTGTTTTTGGTCATTCAGAGAGAACGGCTAAAGTTGCTTTTGCTGAACCGCTACGCGACCCTGACCCGGAGGTCATGGCTCAAGTGAAATCGGTTTTCATTGATGGGCTTCCTCCTTATTGGGATGAGGAGCGTGTAAGAGAGCAATTTAAAACTTTCGGAGAGATTGTACGTGTAGTCCTTGCCCGAAACATGTCAACTGCTAAGAGGAAAGATTTTGGGTTTGTTGATTTTTCTAGCCATGAGGCAGCTGTTGCTTGTGTTGATGGAATCAATACTTCAGAGTTAGGTGATGCTAACACAAAG GTTAAAGTTAGGGCAAGACTTTCCAATCCAAGGCCTAAAACTCAGGCAGTGAAGGGTGGAATGTCTGGTGGATTTCGAATTGGTCGTGGTAGCGTTGGCAATAACAGACATG GAAGGGGATTTGGGTGGGGAGGACATTCATACAACAGAGGGGATCACCATAGCTGGGGTTTCCATCAACGTGGACGCAGTCAAAGCAGCAGAATGCGTTTTAGCTATGACCACGAGTTTGATAATCCACACCTTGATTTTCATAGGAGGCAATCTTCTGGACGAG GGGGAAGAAGGGGCATTTCACGAGCTGGTCATTATATGTCTGGTCATCATGCCCCTGTAGGCCCGTCTTCAAGACCACCTATTGATAGATCATGGCACGGTTATCCTGACAGAGGCCCTGGCATGCATCTGCCTTCTAGGCGGTTACCTTACTCTCCTGAAGAACAATACAATAGACATTTTGAGGGCAGGCAGTTTGATGACCCATACTTCTATGACAGTGGTGCCCATGGTTTGAAGCGTCCCTTTCCTATGACA GATCAATATGCTGATTACATGGAGCCAAGTAGAGTACGTCCTCGTTTTGATTATATGGATTCTTCGTTACCATTATGTGGAAGTGTTTATCATG ATGCTTTTGGAGTTGGAAGTGGGCCTTATCCACATGATCATTATGGTTCTGAT TATGGTGGAGGTCCGTATCCATCTTATTATAGGGATGATCGCTCTTATGGAGGTGGCTACTACCACTAG